In Palleronia sp. LCG004, a single window of DNA contains:
- a CDS encoding heparinase II/III family protein, which translates to MPRPTPPRSERLAARLAVLSRGARGFTRPGPEPRTVGSVERGAQIVAGRFLFRGYMVEAQGRSIWDLPLPDDPEFEAELHGCAWLDDLAAEGSARAGRLSREWVHDWARRFGAGGGPGWRADLTGRRVAGWIAHGEMLLEDVDPATRRRFFRSLSRQVAFLSRRLRHVTEGRDRLDALHALLLAGLHLEGHERHRDRAAARLAAEADRLVDAEGGVAWRNPEDLSEIFVRLAHAAEALRNSGCQVPGSIDGALGRAAPVLRALRHADGSLARFHGGGRGVPGRLDAGLACTGRARPAPDRAMGFARIAHGRTTLIVDAAAPPEGSLSSEAHASTLAFELTSGRRPIIVSCGAGRSFGPKWRRAARATASHSTLAIDGYSSARIGGEDGWLSQAPRDVRMERRRDETSTGLVAGHDGYVPSHGLTHIRQLHLDQAGRSLSGEDVLATVEREDEAIFDRAMEEAGQRGFPFAVRFHLHPDIVAQKDEDPGSVLLMTKGGELWVFRHGGRAAVTIEPSVYLDSVSLSPRPTRQIVLSTTAVDYATRVSWTLAKARQTPDAVRDLVHDENPVLA; encoded by the coding sequence ATGCCCCGACCCACCCCTCCGAGATCCGAGCGGCTGGCCGCCCGCCTGGCGGTCCTGTCGCGCGGTGCCCGCGGCTTCACCCGGCCGGGGCCCGAACCGCGAACCGTAGGCTCGGTCGAGCGCGGCGCACAGATCGTCGCGGGGCGGTTCCTCTTTCGCGGCTACATGGTCGAGGCGCAGGGCCGCTCGATCTGGGACCTGCCGTTGCCGGACGATCCCGAATTCGAGGCCGAGCTTCACGGCTGCGCCTGGCTCGACGATCTGGCGGCCGAGGGTTCGGCCCGGGCCGGCCGTCTCTCCCGCGAATGGGTCCACGACTGGGCCCGGCGCTTCGGCGCGGGAGGCGGTCCGGGCTGGCGCGCGGATCTGACGGGACGCCGCGTCGCGGGATGGATCGCGCATGGCGAGATGCTGCTCGAGGATGTGGATCCGGCGACGCGCAGGCGCTTCTTCCGCTCCCTCTCGCGGCAGGTGGCGTTCCTGTCGCGCCGCCTGCGCCATGTGACCGAGGGGCGCGACAGGCTCGATGCCCTTCATGCGCTGCTTCTCGCGGGGCTGCATCTTGAAGGTCATGAGCGTCACCGAGATCGCGCCGCCGCTCGTCTCGCGGCCGAGGCCGACCGCCTCGTCGATGCCGAGGGCGGGGTCGCCTGGCGCAATCCCGAGGACCTGTCCGAGATCTTCGTCCGCCTCGCCCATGCGGCGGAGGCACTGCGCAATTCAGGGTGCCAGGTGCCCGGATCGATCGATGGCGCGCTCGGCCGCGCGGCTCCGGTCCTCAGGGCACTGCGCCATGCCGACGGATCGCTCGCGCGGTTCCACGGCGGCGGCCGCGGTGTGCCGGGGCGGCTCGATGCGGGCCTCGCCTGCACCGGGCGCGCGCGACCGGCCCCCGACCGGGCGATGGGCTTCGCGCGGATCGCGCATGGCCGCACGACGCTGATCGTCGATGCCGCAGCGCCCCCCGAGGGCTCGCTTTCCTCCGAGGCCCATGCCTCGACTCTCGCCTTCGAGCTCACCTCCGGGCGCAGGCCGATCATCGTGTCATGCGGTGCGGGGCGCAGCTTCGGCCCGAAATGGCGGCGTGCCGCGCGCGCGACAGCCTCCCATTCGACGCTCGCCATCGACGGATATTCCTCTGCCCGGATCGGTGGCGAGGACGGGTGGCTGTCGCAGGCCCCACGCGACGTCCGGATGGAACGTCGTCGGGACGAGACGTCGACCGGCCTCGTCGCGGGGCATGACGGCTACGTCCCGAGCCATGGTCTCACGCATATCCGCCAGCTTCATCTCGATCAGGCCGGCCGGTCCCTCAGTGGCGAGGACGTTCTTGCCACGGTGGAACGCGAGGACGAGGCGATCTTCGACCGGGCCATGGAAGAAGCCGGGCAGCGTGGCTTTCCGTTCGCCGTGCGGTTCCACCTCCACCCCGACATCGTGGCGCAGAAGGACGAGGATCCTGGCAGCGTTCTGCTGATGACCAAGGGCGGCGAACTCTGGGTCTTCCGCCACGGCGGAAGGGCGGCCGTGACGATCGAGCCGTCGGTCTATCTCGACAGCGTCTCGCTTTCGCCCCGGCCGACGCGGCAGATCGTGCTGAGCACCACGGCCGTCGATTACGCCACGCGGGTCAGCTGGACCCTTGCAAAAGCGCGCCAAACACCCGATGCGGTGCGCGACCTCGTCCATGACGAAAACCCCGTTCTGGCCTGA